A genomic window from Vanessa tameamea isolate UH-Manoa-2023 chromosome 7, ilVanTame1 primary haplotype, whole genome shotgun sequence includes:
- the LOC113395724 gene encoding neurogenic locus notch homolog protein 4, producing MTTELCGEDVIVRLSSPQIISTETIVAASTAGNGGTGGAGSSGTRVQAGGVELGRRLLLAARAGDTGAVLDLMAKGAPFTTDWLGTSPLHLAAANNHVETCAVLLRAGVSRDSRTKVERTPLHLAAHAGHARVVALLLDHGAMVDCRDMLRMTPLHWAAARGHAGAARELLRRGADARARCKFRKTPRCLAARRRRADLLALLDAAEAGAPPDPPPDQMAEETSKMGQGFETIQRTQDIKPLTKVRIQPEKTIIIESKTEPVPSSMCGGATSGAAGAGGAGGAEGGAAALLRAHGITLLPADRGCTVLTALRSGRTVMLSDAGKLMLKESGDGGPSTEPRIVVNDTIASSTGNATIDETSSAMDIINTSAAVGAGGADNAGGAGGAGGALVRAVRTMRPARNVKVVTINKPQQPLKKIIHPSDLQQVKLVQVSGAEGARPRPALKLLLNKANLQRLLASAEPARRAAAAGSQSVAQLPTEPVSMETEEAGAAEAEAGTESERSLRAQLLAAHAAIANMAAELRVCRAKLAHYEKERPQ from the exons ATGACAACAGAACTCTGTGGCGAAGACGTTATTGTGCGCTTATCATCACCTCAAATTATATCT aCAGAGACAATCGTAGCAGCTTCTACAGCCGGTAATGGCGGGACAGGTGGAGCGGGCAGCTCGGGCACGCGCGTGCAGGCGGGCGGGGTGGAGCTGGGCCGACGCTTGCTGCTGGCGGCGCGGGCCGGCGACACCGGCGCTGTGCTCGACCTCATGGCGAAGGGCGCGCCTTTTACTACGGACTGG CTTGGCACGTCGCCACTCCACCTAGCGGCCGCCAACAACCACGTGGAGACGTGCGCTGTGCTCCTGCGCGCCGGCGTCAGCCGCGACTCGCGCACTAAGGTCGAGCGCACGCCGCTGCATCTCGCCGCGCACGCCGGCCACGCGCGCGTCGTGGCGCTGCTGCTGGACCACGGCGCCATGGTGGACTGTCG GGACATGCTGCGCATGACGCCGCTGCACtgggcggcggcgcgcgggcacgcgggcgcggcgcgcgaGCTGCTGCGGCGCGGGGCCGACGCGCGCGCGCGCTGCAAGTTCCGCAAGACGCCGCGCTGCCTggccgcgcgccgccgccgcgccgacCTGCTGGCGCTGCTGGACGCGGCCGAGGCGGGCGCGCCGCCCGACCCGCCGCCCG aTCAAATGGCAGAAGAAACTTCGAAAATGGGACAAGGTTTTGAAACTATTCAAA GAACGCAAGATATCAAACCACTAACTAAAGTCAGAATACAACCagaaaaaactataattatcgAGTCAAAAACAGAG CCCGTCCCGAGCTCGATGTGCGGCGGCGCGACAtccggcgcggcgggcgcgggcggcgcggggggcgcggagggcggcgcggcggcgctgCTGCGCGCGCACGGCATCACGCTGCTGCCGGCCGACCGCGGCTGCACCGTGCTCACGGCCCTGCGCAGTGGCCGCACCGTCATGCTCTCCG ATGCCGGTAAGCTAATGTTGAAGGAGAGCGGCGACGGCGGTCCCTCTACTGAACCTCGGATCGTCGTCAACGATACGATAGCGAGCTCGACCGGCAACGCGACTATCGACGAAACCAGCTCTGCGATGGATATCATAAACACGAGTGCTGCGGTCGGTGCGGGCGGTGCGGATAatgcgggcggcgcgggcggcgccggCGGAGCGCTGGTGCGCGCGGTGAGGACGATGCGACCCGCGAGGAACGTCAAAGTGGTAACGATTAACAAGCCTCAGCAACCACTCAAGAAGATCATTCATCCGAGTGACCTGCAG CAAGTGAAGCTCGTGCAGGTGTCGGGCGCGGAGGGCGCGCGGCCGCGGCCGGCGCTCAAGCTGCTGCTGAACAAGGCCAACCTGCAGCGCCTGCTCGCCTCCGCCGAGCCCGCGCGTCGAGCCGCAGCTGCCGGCTCGCAG TCGGTAGCACAGCTTCCGACCGAGCCCGTGAGCATGGAGACGGAAGAGGCCGGCGCCGCGGAGGCGGAGGCGGGCACGGAGTCGGAGCGCAGCCTGCGCGCGCAGCTGCTGGCCGCGCACGCAGCCATCGCCAACATGGCGGCCGAGCTGCGCGTGTGTCGCGCTAAGCTCGCACACTACGAAAAGGAGCGACCACAGTGA
- the Ltn1 gene encoding E3 ubiquitin-protein ligase listerin, producing the protein MGGKTKQSQRTKNNVRPSSSGRSAELLSNTIKVDSSFGALGHGKPLPVLFSTLGVSNIDLGLSPEFSVCFKKLNKKDPITKTKALQELTELVKNSNVDEVVAALPSWAHFYQTLIIDSDRRVREAAQLCHGTLVSASGRRAAPQLRRLLPAWLLARHDDHAPVSAQAHAQLKMTFPESKLGEAISFCKSEIMSLLIDNLTGNAEAMLSKKLDNPEEREIQIVRVLCSSLRALDLFLTELPEVHNDWLWDAIEPLLQANTFWKLAAHQSQNIRAAWYGAAGRAAGRGGARPAAGVGARAARALLARAEGGAVAAQRWAALLHVMHRREEWHTWLDKKDLLMKRLLEVIENGGWGDARLLSNMLLPLLAKLPADLITKDFYIAFFGAIFTGFNNKILISSKSERQTWINILEECLRYLSIQQHEYVIEVVTFVYRTWLEKIFEYTDTQVKNHLIKHSSTTMASLVKYWLKQTKQENSEKYDQLIRNFWLSIGSTIAAQIDKLTVEKDDIVQMIESHILLLQTLKTAFLQEGKKQHHIQFADQKMPDVKDPPPAVTEQCDVASVERFNHNLNAVVETTCCKYFDFAHEKQVSQAVFTSLITLIIKFESKNLFLAQARHFNQDSVYGLYDSVLRNWLAGDTMRCKALVDLIFIILKYLTEQEQDGMFKSFQQFPPFVVEWCISRTLSHPHCSSAAGKRWLRGDVVEASMVALCKRQEDSDADDMLLKCLSPDDRGEAALSERGVARVVRALSAAPASARAARAAAALAPCALALPLLDALFRLSLERPAGEPREAAGAARAAWSGALAALPADARARLLALARAALHRRVHSRTDELDMERIEHAASLCPYLFLSGLNNSPENASEIVSHTKELFEMQTQRPEVPIEVFALRCDCIEGNINCPFENENEFIEIVVRDSDKEHEELTKKDLILYLNESLFRASFLRAILSKKAVSDEDDEETESWCDVLLRDEYFKAKLNRVLYEYVVLNVFYEKYAFWPDYEVIKKSKERMENLIEDILSEITPETKNVVMSYIHENAITKGYYWSYAKKLFVVKMNKIAHEIRESENETPESQLSFDDRLEDGKVCDEKSEKEDDSETTNKTPESDEYQNVIENLDISKLEEMITGSGFFHSLQADAAPSEQSRALLMLRSVWRAHAHECAAAAPLAAPHAAPADVVIDLYYQHNHIMLYETDLTAAPWSQIVSNAAIVRFLTESVRARGWELGAHQWDFTTITLCSLVTSLRLSAHRWWCCKVAIVARAVLELFGVVHEFVGGVRAEAERRQPSAHVLALPTEWADIFAPDLNKNLFELLMIMLKQDGRAMTSCRVSSLGALAACGARLQWERAPAALSLRAASDAALAALRGVAHPALKYLAFAALDLLAEPLVLHDAEKLAEWCGREDDSPRPEFTLTYYDETLVHLQDLVDAALSNINVCEGTCEMVAPSDSHSVALGHQLLAVALLRHCARARGDLAQFYIELLREGAYAAGLMSSCVRLLPADVLRAALEGTERPALPARWLRCFRELPALDVYERCDGETVSALACLVLAETLGGAAAGEARGWCGALGVRAAGALRRVVRAAVAPALRRRLLLQLRDRAHELPDSQVTIQWSRAEVRCELELEERTLELTLQFAEEHPLVPPQVTAPPNSPAPDTQWIVLYLAYQNGTLLNALKMWISAVTARVQSSPQCYICYCRMHPSSGRLPTVPCHQCRNKFHSPCLRKWFSTSNKSNCPLCRTKF; encoded by the exons ATGGGCGGTAAAACGAAGCAGAGCCAAAGAACTAAGAACAATGTTCGA CCTTCAAGCAGCGGTCGGAGCGCAGAACTATTAAGTAATACAATTAAAGTGGACTCATCATTTGGAGCCTTAGGTCACGGCAAGCCTCTACCGGTGTTATTCTCAACTTTAGGTGTATCCAATATTGACCTAGGCCTCAGCCCTGAATTCTCAGTATGTTTCAAGAAGCTTAATAAAAAGGATCCAATTACTAAAACAAAG GCTCTACAGGAATTGACTGAACTGGTAAAGAATAGCAATGTCGATGAAGTGGTAGCGGCTTTACCGAGCTGGGCTCACTTCTACCAAACTTTGATCATTGACAGTGACAGGAGAGTGCGGGAAGCGGCTCag CTGTGCCACGGCACGCTGGTGTCGGCGagcgggcggcgcgcggcgcccCAGCTGCGGCGCCTGCTGCCGGCGTGGCTGCTCGCGCGACACGACGACCATGCGCCCGTCAGCGCACAGGCGCACGCGCAGCTCAAG atgACTTTTCCTGAGAGCAAATTAGGGGAAGCAATCTCGTTCTGTAAATCTGAAATCATGTCATTACTCATTGACAACCTCACGGGCAATGCAGAAGCTATGCTCAGTAAAAA actCGACAATCCCGAGGAACGTGAAATTCAAATTGTGCGTGTTCTATGCAGCAGCTTGAGAGCGctggatttatttttaaccgaACTGCCGGAAGTTCACAACGACTGGCTGTGGGACGCGATAGAGCCGCTACTGCAAGCGAATACTTTTTGGAAGCTGGCCGCGCATCAGTCGCAAAATATCAG GGCGGCGTGGTACGGCGCGGCGGGGCGCGCGGCGGGGCGCGGGGGCGCGCGGCCGGCGGCGGGCGtgggcgcgcgcgcggcgcgggcgctGCTGGCGCGCGCCGAGGGCGGCGCCGTGGCCGCGCAGCGCTGGGCCGCGCTGCTGCACGTCATGCACCGCCGGGAG gaGTGGCACACGTGGCTGGATAAAAAAGATCTACTCATGAAACGACTTCTGGAAGTTATAGAAAACG GCGGATGGGGAGACGCTCGGCTTTTGTCTAATATGTTGCTGCCGTTGTTGGCTAAGTTACCGGCTGATTTGATCACCAAGGACTTCTATATAGCATTCTTTGGCGCAATTTTCACTGG GTTTAACAACAAAATACTAATAAGTTCGAAAAGTGAAAGACAGACATGGATAAATATTCTAGAAGAATGTCTTCGATATTTGTCAATTCAGCAGCACGAATACGTCATAGAAGTAGTTACTTTCGTATATCGAACTTGGcttgaaaaaatattcgaatatacAGATACGCAAGTGAAAAATCACTTGATAAAACATTCGTCAACAACTATGGCATCGTTGGTCAAATATTGGCTCAAACAGACCAAACAAGAAAACAGTGAAAAATACGACCAACTCATAAGGAATTTTTGGTTGAGCATTGGCTCAACGATAGCTGCGCAGATAGACAAATTAACGGTCGAAAAAGATGATATTGTGCAAATGATCGAATCACATATACTTCTATTGCAAACTTTGAAGACAGCTTTTCTACAAGAAGGCAAAAAGCAACATCATATTCAGTTTGCAGATCAAAAGATGCCGGACGTCAAAGATCCGCCTCCGGCTGTAACGGAGCAGTGCGACGTCGCTTCAGTAGAAAGGTTCAACCACAATTTAAACGCCGTGGTGGAGACCACGTGCTGCAAATACTTCGACTTTGCGCACGAGAAACAAGTCTCTCAAGCTGTCTTCACGTCTTTGATCacgctaataataaaatttgaaagtaaGAATTTATTTCTGGCGCAAGCGAGACACTTCAATCAAGATTCAGTTTATGGATTGTATGATTCTGTGTTGAGGAATTGGTTAGCCGGCGACACTATGAGATGCAAAGCGCTCGTAGATCTCATAttcattattcttaaatatttaaccgAACAAGAACAAGACGGGATGTTCAAGTCTTTTCAACAG TTTCCTCCATTTGTGGTGGAATGGTGTATATCGAGGACTCTGTCGCACCCGCACTGCTCGTCGGCTGCGGGAAAGAGATGGCTGCGCGGCGACGTCGTAGAGGCCAGCATGGTCGCACTGTGCAAGCGACAGGAAGACAGCGATGCGGACGATATGCTTCTAAAGTGTCTCAGTCCCGACGATAGGGGGG AGGCGGCGCTGAGCGAGCGCGGCGTGGCGCGCGTGGTGCGCGCGCTGAGCGCGGCGCCGGCGagcgcgcgcgcggcgcgggcggccgCCGCGCTGGCGCCCTGCGCGCTCGCGCTGCCGCTGCTCGACGCGCTGTTCCGCCTCTCGCTCGAGCGCCCC GCGGGCGAGCCCCGCgaggcggcgggcgcggcgcgcgcggcgtgGAGCGGCGCGCTGGCGGCGCTGCCGGCCGACGCGCGCGCCCGGCTGCTCGCGCTGGCGCGCGCCGCGCTGCACCGGCGCGTGCACTCGCG CACGGATGAACTGGATATGGAACGTATCGAACACGCCGCGTCTTTGTGCCCATATCTCTTTTTATCTGGACTAAATAATTCTCCCGAAAATGCCAGCGAAATAGTATCCCATACCAAAGAGCTGTTCGAGATGCAAACACAGAGACCCGAAGTGCCCATTGAAGTGTTCGCCCTGAGGTGCGACTGTATAGAAGGAAACATCAATTGTCCTTTTGAAAACGAAAATGAATTCATCGAAATAGTCGTGAGAGATTCAGACAAGGAACACGAGGAGCTTACGAAAAAGGATCTCATTTTGTACCTCAACGAGAGTTTGTTTCGCGCTTCATTCTTGAGAGCTATTCTATCGAAGAAGGCAGTCTCGGATGAAGACGATGAGGAGACCGAATCTTGGTGCGATGTGCTGTTGAGAGACGAGTATTTCAAAGCGAAATTGAATCGGGTGCTCTACGAATATGTGGTTCTCAACGTGTTTTACGAGAAATATGCTttt TGGCCTGAttatgaagtaataaaaaaaagtaaagaacgAATGGAAAACTTAATAGAAGATATTTTATCCGAGATCACACCGGAAACAAAGAATGTCGTCATGTCATACATACACGAGAATGCGATCACAAAAGGTTACTACTGGTCGTATGCTAAGAAATTATTCGtcgttaaaatgaataaaatagcgCACGAGATTCGCGAAAGTGAAAACGAAACGCCCGAAAGTCAATTAAGCTTCGACGACAGACTGGAAGACGGTAAAGTTTGCGATGAGAAAAGTGAAAAAGAGGACGATTCTGAGACTACGAATAAAACTCCCGAAAGTGACGAATATCAAAACGTTATCGAAAATTTAGATATATCTAAATTGGAGGAAATGATCACTGGAAGTGGATTCTTTCACAGTTTGCAG GCGGACGCGGCGCCGAGCGAGCAGTCGCGCGCGCTGCTGATGCTGCGCAGCGTGTGGCGCGCGCACGCGCACGAGTGCGCCGCGGCCGCGCCGCTCGCCGCGCCGCACGCCGCGCCCGCCGACGTCGTCATCGACCTGTACTACCAGCACAACCACATCATGCTCTACGAGAC GGACCTGACCGCGGCGCCGTGGAGCCAGATCGTCAGCAACGCGGCCATCGTGCGGTTCCTGACCGAGAGCGTGCGCGCGCGCGGCTGGGAGCTGGGCGCCCACCAGTGGGACTTCACCACCATCACGCTGTGCTCGCTGGTCACCTCGCTGCGACTCAGCGCGCATCGCTGGTGGTGCTGCAAG GTGGCGATCGTGGCGCGGGCGGTGCTGGAGCTGTTCGGCGTCGTGCACGAGTTCGTGGGCGGGGTGCGCGCGGAGGCGGAGCGGCGGCAGCCGAGTGCGCACGTGCTGGCGCTGCCCACGGAGTGGGCGGACATCTTCGCGCCAGActtgaataaaaatctattcgaaTTACTAATGATAATGCTCA AGCAAGACGGGCGCGCGATGACGTCGTGCCGCGTGTCGTCGCTGGGCGCGCTGGCGGCGTGCGGCGCGCGCCTGCAGTGGGAGCGCGCGCCGGCCGCGCTGTCGCTGCGCGCCGCGAGCGACGCCGCGCTGGCCGCGCTGCGCGGCGTGGCGCACCCCGCGCTCAAGTACCTCGCCTTTGCCGCGCTCGACCTGCTCGCCGAGCCGCTGGTGCTGCACGACG CCGAAAAGCTCGCGGAGTGGTGCGGTCGAGAAGACGATAGTCCCCGGCCAGAGTTCACTCTCACCTATTATGACGAAACTTTGGTTCACCTCCAGGACCTCGTCGACGCTGCGTTGTCGAATATAAA CGTGTGTGAGGGCACTTGCGAGATGGTGGCGCCCTCCGACAGTCACAGCGTGGCGCTCGGTCATCAGCTACTGGCCGTCGCGCTGTTGCGGCACTGTGCTCGCGCGCGCGGGGACCTCGCGCAGTTCTACATCGAGCTGCTCAG AGAGGGCGCGTACGCGGCGGGACTGATGTCGAGCTGCGTCCGGCTGCTGCCCGCCGACGTGCTCCGCGCCGCGCTCGAGGGCACCGAGCGACCGGCGCTGCCGGCGCGATGGCTGCGCTGCTTCCGCGAGCTGCCCGCCCTCGACGTTTACG AGCGCTGCGACGGCGAGACGGTGAGCGCGCTGGCGTGTCTGGTGCTGGCGGAGACGctgggcggcgcggcggcgggcgagGCGCGCGGCTGGTGCGGCGCGCTGGGCGtgcgcgcggcgggcgcgctgcGCCGCGTGGTGCGCGCGGCCGTGGCGCCCGCGCTGCGCCGCCGCCTGCTGCTGCAGCTGCGGGACCGCGCGCACGAGCTGCCCGACTCGCAGGTCACCATCCAGTGGTCTCGCGCCGAGGTGCGCTGCGAGCTGGAGCTGGAGGAGCGCACGCTGGAGCTGACGCTGCAGTTCGCGGAGGAGCACCCGCTGGTGCCGCCGcaggtcacggcgccgccgaacTCGCCCGCGCCCGACACGCAATGGATCGTGCTCTACCTCGCCTACCAG AACGGCACGCTGCTGAACGCGCTGAAGATGTGGATCAGCGCGGTGACGGCTCGCGTGCAGAGCTCCCCGCAGTGCTACATCTGCTACTGCCGCATGCACCCGTCGTCGGGCCGGTTGCCGACCGTGCCGTGCCACCAGTGCCGGAATAAGTTCCACTCGCCTTGTTTG CGTAAATGGTTCTCCACGAGCAACAAGTCAAATTGTCCTCTCTGTCGTACGAAGTTTTGA
- the LOC113395701 gene encoding transmembrane protein 138-like, producing MKLSTPRYTFCLISQLTFMFCDLIFNCVSLFPKSRDGLLVLFIFQDLFLILSITTMLMTFFTTYLFQAGLVEVLIRKFRAAGSVIMAYVAASIILHAVWLLEKWGDPESVSTPMLIVLFTLQRCLSPWYYFFYKRAALRVSDPRFYEDIDWINQQLQSH from the exons atgaaattatcaaCGCCAAGatacacattttgtttaatCAGTCAATTGACGTTTATGTTTTgtgatcttatatttaattgcgTGAGTTTATTTCCGAAAAGTCGAGATGGCTtactagttttatttat ATTTCAGgatttatttcttatactgTCCATTACTACAATGCTTATGACATTTTTcacaacatatttatttcaa GCTGGCTTAGTAGAAGTTCTAATACGCAAGTTTCGCGCAGCAGGCTCCGTTATAATGGCATATGTAGCAGCTAGCATAATTCTACACGCAGTTTGGCTTTTGGAAAAATGGGGTGATCCGGAGTCCGTCTCCACACCCATGCTCATTGTTCTCTTTACTTTACAAAGATGct TGTCACCATGGTATTACTTTTTCTACAAACGAGCAGCACTACGAGTCAGTGACCCACGTTTTTATGAAGATATAGATTGGATAAACCAACAGTTACAATCTCATTAA
- the LOC113395725 gene encoding NKAP family protein CG6066, with amino-acid sequence MAGDYEKTRRRSTERHRSRSRDRYRSRDRDKRERKRDHSNDRYRNSSRERKHSIERQTKDKRRSSSSDNNRDVGSEREKKYRHRDDDTDYSRNRERAQNRDRGRSSYKEFTGGGLGGGLGSGEQAPRGRYKPQEEEFLDARREERERIGEVGVSSVWGKSPTRPDSEEELQENNSEKGKEKKKSKKSKDKDGTKKKLKKLKKKLKKVKKARKKAKKKSKSSSSDSSSSSEEELWVEKGKEHEVEATTTKSSKSKKHDEELASEAYGPVPRVGPALGHKDFGRALLPGEGAAMAAYVAEGKRIPRRGEIGLTSDEIAAYESVGYVMSGSRHRRMEAVRIRKENQIYSADEKRALAAFSKEERAKRENAILAQFRDVLQARSQRRDAT; translated from the exons atggcAGGAGATTACGAAAAAACTCGACGTCGTAGTACTGAGAGACATCGAAGTCGCAGTCGAGATAGATACAGAAGCCGAGATCGTGACAAACGAGAACGGAAGAGAGATCACAGCAATGATCGGTATAGGAACAGCAGCAGAGAACGCAAACACAGTATTGAACGGCAAACTAAAGATAAACGCAGGAGTAGCAGCAGTGATAATAACAGAGATGTCGGCAGTGAAAGAGAGAAAAAATATCGTCATAGGGATGATGACACGGATTACTCAAGGAATCGTGAGAGAGCGCAAAATCGAGATCGCGGTCGGAGCTCCTACAAAGAATTTACAGGCGGTGGACTAGGAGGAG GGTTAGGTAGCGGTGAACAGGCTCCCCGCGGTCGATACAAACCCCAGGAGGAAGAATTCCTCGATGCGAGGAGAGAAGAAAGAGAGAGAATAGGTGAAGTTGGGGTGTCTTCAGTTTGGGGAAAATCTCCAACTAGGCCTGA CTCTGAGGAAGAACTACAAGAAAATAATTCAGAAAAAggcaaagaaaagaaaaaaagtaaaaaatccaAAGACAAAGATGGTACAAAAAAAAAGCTCAAGAAATTAAAGAAGAAACTAAAGAAAGTAAAGAAAGCAAGAAAAAAAGCTAAGAAAAAATCTAAAAGTTCAAGCAGTGACAGCAGCTCTAGCAGTGAGGAGGAGTTGTGGGTGGAAAAAGGAA aaGAGCATGAAGTTGAAGCTACAACcacaaaatcatcaaaatcaaagaAACATGATGAAGAGCTAGCATCGGAAGCATATGGACCAGTGCCTCGAGTTGGGCCAGCTTTAGGACACAAAGACTTtgggcgagctttgctgcctGGAGAGGGAGCTGCAATGGCAGCCTATGTCGCTGAAGGTAAACGTATTCCAAGAAGAGGTGAAATCGGACTGACTTCAGATGAAATAGCAGCATATGAATCCGTGGGATATGTTATGAGTGGAAGCAG GCATCGACGTATGGAAGCAGTACGTATACGCAAAGAGAACCAGATCTACTCAGCCGACGAGAAGCGAGCGCTTGCCGCCTTCAGCAAGGAGGAACGTGCCAAGCGGGAGAACGCGATACTCGCGCAGTTTCGCGACGTGCTGCAGGCGCGCTCGCAGCGTCGGGACGCCACGTAG